The Takifugu flavidus isolate HTHZ2018 chromosome 17, ASM371156v2, whole genome shotgun sequence genome contains a region encoding:
- the LOC130513652 gene encoding enhancer of polycomb homolog 1-like isoform X2 produces MCKLSGSHAEILAWEHHLQRAISAQQVYGEKRENMVIPVPEAESNITYYESLYPGEFKMPKQLIHIQPFSLDTELPDYDLNSEDETFVNKLKKKMEITALQFEEMIDRLEKGSGKQLVSLQEAKLLLKEDDELIKEVFDYWSRKRKICKSSLLIPVVKQEKRDGSSTSDPYVAFCRRTEKMQTRKNRKNDEVSYEKMLKLRRDLSRAVTILEMIKRREKSKRELLHLTLEIVEKRNAMPDYGSEVIAEALAQRALVKPVYTFPIIPLSNSNQYRHQDHLDFKDYKKPEKTEAIRTKRKYEKKPKIPPLSAPQHSGPSIFSLKDLNQYDFPSSDEEPLSQIHSGSSETEEENDPDGCYAFRRKAGCQYYASRQDQSGNWPWMAPSAGGLGDVRFRYCLTSLNVPRRCIGLARRRVGRGGRILLDRAHADVHSICQGLNSDLAPAPLSSPTPSAVLHGPNTSTSETNTSDPTTCSNHSPLSPRSPPSKPPLDFSQILLNIKSCRWRHFRPRTLSHHPFGEGGLSLRGFRDFSRTVSGLHQTSSGGTNTSTRTGPAPTPVHVLTAEQYQQHQEQLVLMQKQLEQSQFQANNPTTTIKTTIPTTTNNTPTTTQALVSKTLDQASAQFAASALVTTDQLLAFKSKEDLVVTSGLNGVLTGAGAYKGHHLPTTTNLHQVNQTTHTTTSAVPAFLQPSPNSTSPSPATVVPSSLSSTPSAHSAAALGILGCGTTNNSTSSSTQVLIGNNICLSVPTATSLAGRHIPRTLGNVPSSALKLSATANLQMPKVSGASSVDLGSRDNRDEDKPALNSIADNTVAMEVT; encoded by the exons ATGTGTAAACTGAGTGGGAGCCATGCTGAAATACTTGCCTGG GAGCACCATCTCCAGCGGGCCATCTCGGCACAGCAGGTATATGGCGAGAAGAGGGAAAACATGGTTATTCCTGTCCCTGAAGCGGAGAGCAACATCACGTACTACGAGTCGCTCTACCCCGGGGAGTTCAAGATGCCAAAGCAGCTTATTCACATACAGC CTTTCAGTCTGGATACAGAACTGCCAGACTACGACTTGAATTCAGAGGACGAGACGTTTGTGAAtaagctgaagaagaaaatggaaatcaCAGCACTGCAGTTTGAAGAAATGATAGACCGGCTGGAGAAAGGCAGCGGAAAACAG CTCGTTAGTCTCCAGGAGGCCAAGCTGCTCCTGAAGGAGGATGATGAGCTGATCAAGGAAGTATTTGATTACTGGAGCCGCAAAAGGAAAATCTGCAAAAGTAGCCTCCTCATCCCAGttgtcaaacaggaaaaaagggaTGGCTCAAGCACCAGCGACCCCTATGTGGCCTTCTGTCGACGGACAGAGAAGATGCAGACGAGGAAG AATCGAAAGAATGACGAGGTGTCATATGAGAAGATGCTGAAGCTACGCAGAGACCTTAGCCGAGCTGtcaccatcctggagatgatcaagaggagggagaagagcaaGAGGGAGCTGCTCCATCTCACACTAGAGATCGTAGAGAAGAG GAATGCAATGCCAGACTACGGCAGTGAGGTGATCGCAGAAGCACTCGCACAGCGAGCGCTGGTGAAACCCGTCTACACCTTCCCCATCATTCCCCTGTCCAACAGCAACCAGTACAGACACCAGGACCATTTGGATTTTAAGGACTACAAAAAA CCAGAGAAGACGGAAGCAATACGAACAAAACGGAAATATGAAAAGAAACCCAAAATTCCCCCACTGTCAGCACCTCAGCACTCAGGTCCCTCTATTTTCAGTCTCAAGGACCTCAATCAGTATGACTTTCCAAGCTCGGATGAAGAGCCTCTCTCCCAG ATTCATTCAGGTTcttcagagacagaggaggagaatgacCCAGATGGCTGCTATGCTTTCAGGAGAAAGGCTGGCTGTCAGTACTACGCT TCTCGCCAAGACCAGAGTGGCAACTGGCCATGGATGGCGCCGTCAGCTGGCGGACTCGGTGACGTGCGATTCCGGTACTGCCTGACATCCCTGAATGTACCACGACGTTGCATAGGCTTGGCCCGGCGCCGCGTGGGCAGAGGGGGCAG gATCTTGCTGGACAGAGCACACGCAGACGTGCACAGCATCTGTCAGGGCCTAAACTCTGACCTGGCGCCTGCACCACTATCCTCGCCGACGCCAAGCGCTGTGCTCCATGGCCCCAACACCAGTACCTCAGAAACCAATACCTCGGACCCAACCACGTGTTCAAACCATTCGCCCTTATCGCCCCGGTCACCACCTTCAAAGCCACCTTTGGACTTCAGCCAGATTCTTTTGAACATTAAATCTTGCCGCTGGAGGCACTTCAGACCACGAACGCTATCGCATCACCCGTTTGGTGAAGGTGGCTTGTCTCTCAGAGGATTTAGGGATTTTAGCCGAACCGTGTCAGGACTACACCAGACCTCGTCTGGAGGCACAAACACGTCGACTCGCACTGGCCCAGCCCCCACCCCTGTCCACG TGCTCACCGCGGAGCAgtaccagcagcaccaggagcagTTGGTCCTCatgcagaaacagctggagcagagtcagTTCCAAGCCAACAATCCCACAACAACCATCAAGACCACCATcccaaccaccaccaacaacacccccaccaccacacag GCGCTTGTGTCCAAGACGTTGGACCAGGCCAGCGCACAGTTTGCTGCTTCAGCCCTCGTCACCACAGACCAGTTGCTGGCCTTCAAGTCCAAAGAGGACCTGGTGGTAACCAGTGGACTGAACGGGGTCCTGACAGGTGCCG GTGCTTATAAAGGCCATCACCtgcccaccaccaccaaccttCACCAGGTCAATCAGACgacacacaccaccacctcTGCGGTCCCGGCCTTCCTCCAGCCTTCCCCCAACTCCACCTCCCCTTCGCCTGCAACTGTCGTGCCCTCTTCGCTCTCCTCCACACCCAGCGCTCACTCGGCAGCGGCGCTGGGAATCCTGGGATGTGGCACCACCAACAACTCCACTTCCTCCAGCACTCAGGTCCTCATTGGAAACAACATCTGCCTGAGCGTGCCCACGGCCACCAGCCTGGCCGGACGCCACATCCCTCGCACCCTCGGCAACGTGCCATCCTCTGCCTTAAAGCTGTCCGCTACCGCCAACCTCCAGATGCCCAAAGTCTCCGGAGCCTCAAGTGTGGACCTGGGTTCCAG AGATAACCGCGACGAAGACAAGCCAGCGCTCAACAGTATAGCAGACAACACAGTGGCCATGGAGGTGACGTAG
- the LOC130513652 gene encoding enhancer of polycomb homolog 1-like isoform X1 has protein sequence MSKLSFRARALDASKPLPVFRCEDLPDLHEYASINRAVPQMPTGMEKEEESEHHLQRAISAQQVYGEKRENMVIPVPEAESNITYYESLYPGEFKMPKQLIHIQPFSLDTELPDYDLNSEDETFVNKLKKKMEITALQFEEMIDRLEKGSGKQLVSLQEAKLLLKEDDELIKEVFDYWSRKRKICKSSLLIPVVKQEKRDGSSTSDPYVAFCRRTEKMQTRKNRKNDEVSYEKMLKLRRDLSRAVTILEMIKRREKSKRELLHLTLEIVEKRNAMPDYGSEVIAEALAQRALVKPVYTFPIIPLSNSNQYRHQDHLDFKDYKKPEKTEAIRTKRKYEKKPKIPPLSAPQHSGPSIFSLKDLNQYDFPSSDEEPLSQIHSGSSETEEENDPDGCYAFRRKAGCQYYASRQDQSGNWPWMAPSAGGLGDVRFRYCLTSLNVPRRCIGLARRRVGRGGRILLDRAHADVHSICQGLNSDLAPAPLSSPTPSAVLHGPNTSTSETNTSDPTTCSNHSPLSPRSPPSKPPLDFSQILLNIKSCRWRHFRPRTLSHHPFGEGGLSLRGFRDFSRTVSGLHQTSSGGTNTSTRTGPAPTPVHVLTAEQYQQHQEQLVLMQKQLEQSQFQANNPTTTIKTTIPTTTNNTPTTTQALVSKTLDQASAQFAASALVTTDQLLAFKSKEDLVVTSGLNGVLTGAGAYKGHHLPTTTNLHQVNQTTHTTTSAVPAFLQPSPNSTSPSPATVVPSSLSSTPSAHSAAALGILGCGTTNNSTSSSTQVLIGNNICLSVPTATSLAGRHIPRTLGNVPSSALKLSATANLQMPKVSGASSVDLGSRDNRDEDKPALNSIADNTVAMEVT, from the exons ATGAGTAAATTGTCGTTTCGGGCGCGGGCGCTGGATGCTAGTAAGCCTCTGCCCGTCTTCCGCTGCGAGGATTTGCCTGACCTGCATGAATATGCCTCGATCAACCGAGCAGTGCCACAGATGCCGACTgggatggagaaagaggaggaatcg GAGCACCATCTCCAGCGGGCCATCTCGGCACAGCAGGTATATGGCGAGAAGAGGGAAAACATGGTTATTCCTGTCCCTGAAGCGGAGAGCAACATCACGTACTACGAGTCGCTCTACCCCGGGGAGTTCAAGATGCCAAAGCAGCTTATTCACATACAGC CTTTCAGTCTGGATACAGAACTGCCAGACTACGACTTGAATTCAGAGGACGAGACGTTTGTGAAtaagctgaagaagaaaatggaaatcaCAGCACTGCAGTTTGAAGAAATGATAGACCGGCTGGAGAAAGGCAGCGGAAAACAG CTCGTTAGTCTCCAGGAGGCCAAGCTGCTCCTGAAGGAGGATGATGAGCTGATCAAGGAAGTATTTGATTACTGGAGCCGCAAAAGGAAAATCTGCAAAAGTAGCCTCCTCATCCCAGttgtcaaacaggaaaaaagggaTGGCTCAAGCACCAGCGACCCCTATGTGGCCTTCTGTCGACGGACAGAGAAGATGCAGACGAGGAAG AATCGAAAGAATGACGAGGTGTCATATGAGAAGATGCTGAAGCTACGCAGAGACCTTAGCCGAGCTGtcaccatcctggagatgatcaagaggagggagaagagcaaGAGGGAGCTGCTCCATCTCACACTAGAGATCGTAGAGAAGAG GAATGCAATGCCAGACTACGGCAGTGAGGTGATCGCAGAAGCACTCGCACAGCGAGCGCTGGTGAAACCCGTCTACACCTTCCCCATCATTCCCCTGTCCAACAGCAACCAGTACAGACACCAGGACCATTTGGATTTTAAGGACTACAAAAAA CCAGAGAAGACGGAAGCAATACGAACAAAACGGAAATATGAAAAGAAACCCAAAATTCCCCCACTGTCAGCACCTCAGCACTCAGGTCCCTCTATTTTCAGTCTCAAGGACCTCAATCAGTATGACTTTCCAAGCTCGGATGAAGAGCCTCTCTCCCAG ATTCATTCAGGTTcttcagagacagaggaggagaatgacCCAGATGGCTGCTATGCTTTCAGGAGAAAGGCTGGCTGTCAGTACTACGCT TCTCGCCAAGACCAGAGTGGCAACTGGCCATGGATGGCGCCGTCAGCTGGCGGACTCGGTGACGTGCGATTCCGGTACTGCCTGACATCCCTGAATGTACCACGACGTTGCATAGGCTTGGCCCGGCGCCGCGTGGGCAGAGGGGGCAG gATCTTGCTGGACAGAGCACACGCAGACGTGCACAGCATCTGTCAGGGCCTAAACTCTGACCTGGCGCCTGCACCACTATCCTCGCCGACGCCAAGCGCTGTGCTCCATGGCCCCAACACCAGTACCTCAGAAACCAATACCTCGGACCCAACCACGTGTTCAAACCATTCGCCCTTATCGCCCCGGTCACCACCTTCAAAGCCACCTTTGGACTTCAGCCAGATTCTTTTGAACATTAAATCTTGCCGCTGGAGGCACTTCAGACCACGAACGCTATCGCATCACCCGTTTGGTGAAGGTGGCTTGTCTCTCAGAGGATTTAGGGATTTTAGCCGAACCGTGTCAGGACTACACCAGACCTCGTCTGGAGGCACAAACACGTCGACTCGCACTGGCCCAGCCCCCACCCCTGTCCACG TGCTCACCGCGGAGCAgtaccagcagcaccaggagcagTTGGTCCTCatgcagaaacagctggagcagagtcagTTCCAAGCCAACAATCCCACAACAACCATCAAGACCACCATcccaaccaccaccaacaacacccccaccaccacacag GCGCTTGTGTCCAAGACGTTGGACCAGGCCAGCGCACAGTTTGCTGCTTCAGCCCTCGTCACCACAGACCAGTTGCTGGCCTTCAAGTCCAAAGAGGACCTGGTGGTAACCAGTGGACTGAACGGGGTCCTGACAGGTGCCG GTGCTTATAAAGGCCATCACCtgcccaccaccaccaaccttCACCAGGTCAATCAGACgacacacaccaccacctcTGCGGTCCCGGCCTTCCTCCAGCCTTCCCCCAACTCCACCTCCCCTTCGCCTGCAACTGTCGTGCCCTCTTCGCTCTCCTCCACACCCAGCGCTCACTCGGCAGCGGCGCTGGGAATCCTGGGATGTGGCACCACCAACAACTCCACTTCCTCCAGCACTCAGGTCCTCATTGGAAACAACATCTGCCTGAGCGTGCCCACGGCCACCAGCCTGGCCGGACGCCACATCCCTCGCACCCTCGGCAACGTGCCATCCTCTGCCTTAAAGCTGTCCGCTACCGCCAACCTCCAGATGCCCAAAGTCTCCGGAGCCTCAAGTGTGGACCTGGGTTCCAG AGATAACCGCGACGAAGACAAGCCAGCGCTCAACAGTATAGCAGACAACACAGTGGCCATGGAGGTGACGTAG
- the LOC130513652 gene encoding enhancer of polycomb homolog 1-like isoform X3: protein MVIPVPEAESNITYYESLYPGEFKMPKQLIHIQPFSLDTELPDYDLNSEDETFVNKLKKKMEITALQFEEMIDRLEKGSGKQLVSLQEAKLLLKEDDELIKEVFDYWSRKRKICKSSLLIPVVKQEKRDGSSTSDPYVAFCRRTEKMQTRKNRKNDEVSYEKMLKLRRDLSRAVTILEMIKRREKSKRELLHLTLEIVEKRNAMPDYGSEVIAEALAQRALVKPVYTFPIIPLSNSNQYRHQDHLDFKDYKKPEKTEAIRTKRKYEKKPKIPPLSAPQHSGPSIFSLKDLNQYDFPSSDEEPLSQIHSGSSETEEENDPDGCYAFRRKAGCQYYASRQDQSGNWPWMAPSAGGLGDVRFRYCLTSLNVPRRCIGLARRRVGRGGRILLDRAHADVHSICQGLNSDLAPAPLSSPTPSAVLHGPNTSTSETNTSDPTTCSNHSPLSPRSPPSKPPLDFSQILLNIKSCRWRHFRPRTLSHHPFGEGGLSLRGFRDFSRTVSGLHQTSSGGTNTSTRTGPAPTPVHVLTAEQYQQHQEQLVLMQKQLEQSQFQANNPTTTIKTTIPTTTNNTPTTTQALVSKTLDQASAQFAASALVTTDQLLAFKSKEDLVVTSGLNGVLTGAGAYKGHHLPTTTNLHQVNQTTHTTTSAVPAFLQPSPNSTSPSPATVVPSSLSSTPSAHSAAALGILGCGTTNNSTSSSTQVLIGNNICLSVPTATSLAGRHIPRTLGNVPSSALKLSATANLQMPKVSGASSVDLGSRDNRDEDKPALNSIADNTVAMEVT, encoded by the exons ATGGTTATTCCTGTCCCTGAAGCGGAGAGCAACATCACGTACTACGAGTCGCTCTACCCCGGGGAGTTCAAGATGCCAAAGCAGCTTATTCACATACAGC CTTTCAGTCTGGATACAGAACTGCCAGACTACGACTTGAATTCAGAGGACGAGACGTTTGTGAAtaagctgaagaagaaaatggaaatcaCAGCACTGCAGTTTGAAGAAATGATAGACCGGCTGGAGAAAGGCAGCGGAAAACAG CTCGTTAGTCTCCAGGAGGCCAAGCTGCTCCTGAAGGAGGATGATGAGCTGATCAAGGAAGTATTTGATTACTGGAGCCGCAAAAGGAAAATCTGCAAAAGTAGCCTCCTCATCCCAGttgtcaaacaggaaaaaagggaTGGCTCAAGCACCAGCGACCCCTATGTGGCCTTCTGTCGACGGACAGAGAAGATGCAGACGAGGAAG AATCGAAAGAATGACGAGGTGTCATATGAGAAGATGCTGAAGCTACGCAGAGACCTTAGCCGAGCTGtcaccatcctggagatgatcaagaggagggagaagagcaaGAGGGAGCTGCTCCATCTCACACTAGAGATCGTAGAGAAGAG GAATGCAATGCCAGACTACGGCAGTGAGGTGATCGCAGAAGCACTCGCACAGCGAGCGCTGGTGAAACCCGTCTACACCTTCCCCATCATTCCCCTGTCCAACAGCAACCAGTACAGACACCAGGACCATTTGGATTTTAAGGACTACAAAAAA CCAGAGAAGACGGAAGCAATACGAACAAAACGGAAATATGAAAAGAAACCCAAAATTCCCCCACTGTCAGCACCTCAGCACTCAGGTCCCTCTATTTTCAGTCTCAAGGACCTCAATCAGTATGACTTTCCAAGCTCGGATGAAGAGCCTCTCTCCCAG ATTCATTCAGGTTcttcagagacagaggaggagaatgacCCAGATGGCTGCTATGCTTTCAGGAGAAAGGCTGGCTGTCAGTACTACGCT TCTCGCCAAGACCAGAGTGGCAACTGGCCATGGATGGCGCCGTCAGCTGGCGGACTCGGTGACGTGCGATTCCGGTACTGCCTGACATCCCTGAATGTACCACGACGTTGCATAGGCTTGGCCCGGCGCCGCGTGGGCAGAGGGGGCAG gATCTTGCTGGACAGAGCACACGCAGACGTGCACAGCATCTGTCAGGGCCTAAACTCTGACCTGGCGCCTGCACCACTATCCTCGCCGACGCCAAGCGCTGTGCTCCATGGCCCCAACACCAGTACCTCAGAAACCAATACCTCGGACCCAACCACGTGTTCAAACCATTCGCCCTTATCGCCCCGGTCACCACCTTCAAAGCCACCTTTGGACTTCAGCCAGATTCTTTTGAACATTAAATCTTGCCGCTGGAGGCACTTCAGACCACGAACGCTATCGCATCACCCGTTTGGTGAAGGTGGCTTGTCTCTCAGAGGATTTAGGGATTTTAGCCGAACCGTGTCAGGACTACACCAGACCTCGTCTGGAGGCACAAACACGTCGACTCGCACTGGCCCAGCCCCCACCCCTGTCCACG TGCTCACCGCGGAGCAgtaccagcagcaccaggagcagTTGGTCCTCatgcagaaacagctggagcagagtcagTTCCAAGCCAACAATCCCACAACAACCATCAAGACCACCATcccaaccaccaccaacaacacccccaccaccacacag GCGCTTGTGTCCAAGACGTTGGACCAGGCCAGCGCACAGTTTGCTGCTTCAGCCCTCGTCACCACAGACCAGTTGCTGGCCTTCAAGTCCAAAGAGGACCTGGTGGTAACCAGTGGACTGAACGGGGTCCTGACAGGTGCCG GTGCTTATAAAGGCCATCACCtgcccaccaccaccaaccttCACCAGGTCAATCAGACgacacacaccaccacctcTGCGGTCCCGGCCTTCCTCCAGCCTTCCCCCAACTCCACCTCCCCTTCGCCTGCAACTGTCGTGCCCTCTTCGCTCTCCTCCACACCCAGCGCTCACTCGGCAGCGGCGCTGGGAATCCTGGGATGTGGCACCACCAACAACTCCACTTCCTCCAGCACTCAGGTCCTCATTGGAAACAACATCTGCCTGAGCGTGCCCACGGCCACCAGCCTGGCCGGACGCCACATCCCTCGCACCCTCGGCAACGTGCCATCCTCTGCCTTAAAGCTGTCCGCTACCGCCAACCTCCAGATGCCCAAAGTCTCCGGAGCCTCAAGTGTGGACCTGGGTTCCAG AGATAACCGCGACGAAGACAAGCCAGCGCTCAACAGTATAGCAGACAACACAGTGGCCATGGAGGTGACGTAG